In Labrus mixtus chromosome 3, fLabMix1.1, whole genome shotgun sequence, a single window of DNA contains:
- the fam43a gene encoding protein FAM43A translates to MLPWKKNKFDLIEEDKQSKQKGYAVSLNYSALTSFAKSCPESALNRVGSMFKSKRKKVKITSEDPTYTVLYLGNATTIQSKGDGCTDVAVSKIWGKSEMGKNGTKMRLTISSQGIRMVHVDDKARRPGHLYLLHRITYCVADPRLPKIFAWIYRHEMKHKAVMLRCHAVLVSKPEKAKAMALLLYQTSATALAEFKRLKRRDDARHQQQQLIGEQPIPLVPLRKLLNGQCYYKPPVERSRSAPKLGSITEDLVGEQEEEKAMHFECEDILDTVDDCVTNGKQELCQIINDLGEMCIGNDVQTLKADLRVTRLLSGESTGSESSIESNPEPPPLTNGLQEVKVLEVA, encoded by the coding sequence ATGCTGCCTTGGAAGAAGAATAAGTTCGACCTAATTGAGGAAGACAAGCAGTCCAAGCAGAAGGGCTATGCGGTGAGTCTCAACTACTCCGCGCTCACCTCCTTCGCCAAGTCCTGCCCTGAGAGCGCACTCAACAGGGTGGGCAGCATGTTCAAGTCAAAGAGGAAAAAGGTGAAGATCACAAGCGAGGACCCGACATACACTGTGCTCTACCTGGGGAACGCCACCACGATCCAGTCCAAAGGGGACGGCTGCACGGACGTGGCGGTGAGCAAGATCTGGGGCAAGAGCGAGATGGGCAAGAACGGCACCAAGATGAGACTGACCATCAGCTCACAGGGCATCCGGATGGTGCACGTTGACGACAAGGCCAGGAGGCCGGGACACTTGTACTTGCTGCACCGGATAACATATTGCGTCGCGGACCCGAGGCTGCCCAAGATTTTCGCCTGGATTTACAGGCACGAGATGAAGCACAAGGCGGTGATGCTGCGCTGCCACGCAGTGCTGGTGTCGAAGCCAGAGAAGGCAAAGGCCATGGCGCTGCTGCTGTACCAGACCTCAGCCACGGCGCTGGCTGAGTTCAAAAGACTTAAACGGAGGGACGATGCAcggcaccagcagcagcagctcatagGGGAACAGCCCATCCCGTTGGTCCCCCTTAGGAAGCTGCTGAACGGACAGTGTTACTACAAACCCCCGGTGGAGCGCAGCCGGAGCGCGCCCAAGCTGGGCTCAATCACAGAGGACTTGGtaggggagcaggaggaggagaaagcgATGCACTTTGAGTGTGAGGACATTCTTGACACTGTCGATGATTGTGTCACAAACGGTAAACAGGAGTTGTGTCAAATCATCAATGACTTAGGAGAGATGTGCATCGGAAACGATGTGCAGACACTGAAAGCTGACCTCAGAGTCACCAGACTTCTCTCTGGAGAGAGCACAGGGAGTGAGTCCTCCATAGAGAGCAACCCAGAGCCCCCTCCGCTCACCAACGGGCTCCAGGAGGTAAAGGTGCTGGAAGTTGCCTGA